A section of the Methanosarcina mazei S-6 genome encodes:
- a CDS encoding DUF1646 family protein: MALEPGILAGFLVIFLAVLLGPFKIHVIEENLEPFLLVCGIAAMTLSGFVKIPGEETGWRMEIIEESLTSPLHVGDIFGIPIGIFQIVLVVGLIIYKWHDPIHKAIRKLTDILSVKVLGFLLIVVLGLSSSVMSAILAAIILVEVVNAMPLPRKSKIDLTIIACFSIGLGAALTPLGEPLSTIAVSKLAGEPYHADFMFLFNMLGKYIIPGIFAFGIVGVFFLGKVDTKDAGMKAADYNETIKDVIMRAVKVYVFIAALVLLGEGFKPLILEYFIQIPSGILYWVNMVSAILDNATLCAAEIGPALSEIQIRSILMGLLLSGGMLIPGNIPNIISAGKLGITSKEWARLGFPLGIVAMAVYFVVIFVLGI, translated from the coding sequence ATGGCTCTTGAACCAGGAATTTTAGCTGGATTTCTTGTAATATTCTTGGCCGTATTGCTCGGCCCTTTTAAGATACATGTTATTGAGGAAAATCTGGAACCATTTTTGCTTGTTTGTGGTATCGCAGCAATGACTCTTTCAGGTTTTGTCAAAATCCCCGGTGAAGAGACTGGCTGGCGGATGGAAATCATCGAAGAATCACTGACTTCACCTCTGCACGTTGGAGATATTTTTGGCATTCCAATCGGCATATTCCAGATTGTGCTTGTTGTCGGTTTGATTATTTATAAATGGCATGATCCGATCCACAAAGCAATCAGAAAGCTTACCGATATCCTTTCTGTTAAAGTCTTGGGTTTTCTTCTAATTGTTGTTCTTGGCTTATCCTCAAGTGTTATGTCAGCTATTCTTGCTGCAATTATTCTTGTTGAGGTAGTTAATGCAATGCCACTTCCTCGTAAGTCCAAGATCGACCTTACAATCATTGCATGTTTCTCAATCGGACTTGGCGCTGCGCTTACTCCCCTTGGAGAACCTCTCTCAACAATTGCTGTTTCAAAGTTAGCCGGTGAACCTTACCACGCTGATTTCATGTTTTTGTTCAATATGCTTGGTAAATACATTATTCCAGGTATCTTCGCTTTCGGTATTGTTGGAGTGTTTTTCCTTGGAAAAGTTGATACTAAAGATGCAGGGATGAAAGCAGCAGATTATAACGAGACTATAAAGGACGTTATAATGAGAGCTGTAAAAGTCTACGTATTCATTGCAGCACTCGTGTTGCTCGGCGAAGGTTTCAAGCCTCTTATCCTTGAATACTTTATCCAGATTCCTTCTGGCATTCTCTACTGGGTTAACATGGTTTCTGCTATCCTTGATAATGCTACCCTTTGCGCTGCTGAAATCGGACCTGCTCTCAGTGAGATACAGATAAGGAGTATACTTATGGGTCTTTTACTCTCAGGTGGTATGCTTATCCCTGGAAATATCCCTAACATTATCTCCGCAGGAAAACTTGGTATTACCAGTAAAGAATGGGCAAGGCTCGGTTTCCCACTCGGGATCGTCGCGATGGCTGTCTATTTCGTCGTTATCTTCGTACTTGGAATATAA
- a CDS encoding DUF1646 family protein, giving the protein MALEPGILAGFLVIFLAVLFGPFKIHVIEENLEPFLLVCGIAAMTLSGFVEIPGNETGWRMEIVEEAFTAPLHVGDIFGIPIGIFQIVLVVGLIIYKWHSPIHKAIRKLTDMLSVKVLGFLLIVILGLLSSVMSAILASIILVEVVNAMPLSRKSKIDLTIIACFSIGLGAALTPLGEPLSTIAISKLAGEPYNADFMFLFNMLGKYIIPGIFAFGIIGVFFLGKADPKEAGMKAADYNETVKDVVMRAVKVYVFIMALTFLGEGFKPLILEYFIQIPSGILYWVNMVSAILDNATLAAAEIGPALSEIQIKSILMGLLIAGGMLIPGNIPNIISAGKLGINSKEWARLGLPLGVISMAVYFVLIFMLGI; this is encoded by the coding sequence ATGGCTCTTGAACCAGGAATTTTAGCTGGATTCCTTGTAATCTTCCTGGCCGTATTGTTCGGCCCTTTTAAGATACATGTTATTGAGGAAAATCTGGAACCATTTTTGCTTGTTTGCGGTATTGCAGCAATGACTCTTTCAGGTTTTGTCGAAATCCCGGGTAATGAGACCGGCTGGCGGATGGAGATCGTCGAAGAAGCATTTACTGCCCCGTTACACGTTGGAGATATCTTTGGTATTCCAATAGGCATATTCCAGATCGTGCTTGTAGTCGGTTTGATTATTTATAAATGGCATTCTCCAATCCACAAAGCAATCAGGAAATTGACTGATATGCTTTCTGTTAAGGTTTTAGGTTTTCTCCTTATTGTTATTCTGGGACTTCTTTCAAGTGTTATGTCGGCTATTCTTGCATCAATTATTCTCGTTGAGGTAGTTAATGCGATGCCTCTCTCTCGCAAGTCCAAGATAGACCTCACAATTATTGCATGTTTCTCAATCGGACTTGGAGCAGCACTTACCCCCCTAGGAGAACCTCTTTCAACAATCGCCATCTCAAAATTAGCCGGTGAACCTTACAATGCTGATTTCATGTTTTTGTTCAATATGCTTGGTAAGTATATTATCCCAGGTATCTTCGCTTTCGGTATTATTGGAGTGTTTTTCCTTGGAAAAGCTGACCCGAAAGAGGCAGGAATGAAAGCAGCAGACTATAACGAGACTGTAAAGGATGTCGTGATGAGGGCGGTCAAAGTTTATGTGTTTATCATGGCTCTAACATTCCTTGGAGAAGGTTTCAAGCCTCTTATCCTTGAATACTTTATCCAGATTCCTTCTGGTATTCTCTACTGGGTTAACATGGTTTCTGCCATTCTTGATAATGCTACCCTCGCAGCTGCTGAAATCGGACCTGCTCTCAGTGAAATCCAGATTAAGAGTATACTTATGGGTCTTTTAATTGCAGGTGGTATGCTTATCCCTGGAAATATCCCTAATATTATCTCTGCAGGAAAACTTGGTATTAACAGTAAAGAATGGGCAAGACTTGGACTCCCTCTTGGGGTCATCTCAATGGCTGTCTATTTCGTCCTCATCTTCATGCTTGGGATATAA
- a CDS encoding DUF1646 family protein, with translation MALEPGILAGFLVIFLAVLLGPFKIHVIEENLEPFLLVCGIAAMTLSGFVELPGEETGWRMEIIEESLTSPLHVGDIFGIPIGIFQIVLVVGLIIYKWHDPIHKAIRKLTDILSVKVLGFLLIVVLGLSSSVMSAILAAIILVEVVNAMPLPRKSKIDLTIIACFSIGLGAALTPLGEPLSTIAISKLAGEPYHADFMFLFNMLGKYIFPGIFAFGLLGVFFLGKADPKDAGMKAADYNETVKDVIMRAVKVYVFIAALVLLGEGFKPLILEYFIQIPSGILYWVNMVSAILDNATLCAAEIGPALSEIQIRSILMGLLIAGGMLIPGNIPNIISAGKLGITSKEWARLGVPLGLVAMAIYFVVIFVLGI, from the coding sequence ATGGCTCTTGAACCAGGAATTTTAGCTGGATTTCTTGTAATCTTCCTGGCCGTATTACTCGGCCCTTTTAAGATACATGTTATTGAGGAAAATCTGGAACCATTTTTGCTTGTTTGCGGTATCGCAGCAATGACTCTTTCAGGTTTTGTTGAACTGCCAGGTGAAGAGACTGGCTGGCGGATGGAAATCATCGAAGAATCGCTAACTTCACCTCTGCACGTTGGAGATATTTTTGGCATTCCAATCGGCATATTCCAGATTGTGCTTGTTGTCGGTTTGATTATTTATAAATGGCATGATCCGATCCACAAAGCAATCAGAAAGCTTACCGATATCCTTTCTGTTAAAGTCTTGGGTTTTCTTCTAATTGTTGTTCTTGGCTTATCCTCAAGTGTTATGTCAGCTATTCTTGCTGCAATTATTCTTGTTGAGGTAGTTAATGCAATGCCACTTCCTCGTAAGTCCAAGATCGACCTTACAATCATTGCATGTTTCTCAATCGGACTTGGCGCTGCGCTTACTCCCCTTGGAGAACCTCTTTCAACAATCGCCATCTCAAAGTTAGCCGGTGAACCTTACCACGCTGATTTCATGTTTTTGTTCAACATGCTTGGTAAATATATCTTCCCGGGTATCTTTGCGTTTGGTCTTTTAGGAGTTTTCTTCCTTGGAAAAGCTGACCCGAAAGATGCAGGAATGAAAGCAGCAGATTATAACGAAACTGTAAAGGACGTTATAATGAGAGCTGTAAAAGTCTACGTATTCATTGCAGCACTCGTGTTGCTCGGCGAAGGTTTCAAGCCTCTTATCCTTGAATACTTTATCCAGATTCCTTCTGGCATTCTCTACTGGGTTAACATGGTTTCTGCTATCCTTGATAATGCTACCCTTTGCGCTGCTGAAATCGGGCCAGCTCTCAGTGAGATACAGATAAGGAGTATACTTATGGGGCTTTTAATTGCTGGTGGTATGCTCATCCCTGGAAATATCCCGAACATTATCTCTGCAGGAAAACTTGGTATTACCAGTAAAGAATGGGCAAGGCTTGGAGTGCCCCTTGGGCTTGTCGCAATGGCTATCTATTTCGTCGTTATCTTCGTACTTGGAATATAA
- a CDS encoding L-threonylcarbamoyladenylate synthase, with translation MKAENGNKKETRILRVSEVNFDVIIDEAAEIIRKGGTVAFPTETVYGLGADGLNPDTVLKIFEAKERPPGNPLSLLVHSREDIKKVAKNIPEKALLLMDTFWPGPLTIVLEKKDTVPEITSGNLPTIGLRMPDHRIPLELVKRACTPLAAPSANLSGKPSPSLAIHVLADLAGRIDAVIDGGGTAIGLESTVVDMTVEPPVVLRIGAVGIGELEKVIGKIRPTYAGAESGSGMLMPEKQAGQKYSHYTPNTQVVLVEGKSEEKVSEQIGILLEEHVSKGQKVGLLLSDETAGFFTAEELNVHDCFLLGSRKEPEGAAKRLFEGLRTLDAAGLDVILADGSFSHSGLGAALINRLREAASVRHLV, from the coding sequence GTGAAGGCAGAAAACGGAAATAAAAAAGAGACCCGGATTTTGAGGGTCTCTGAAGTGAATTTTGACGTGATTATAGACGAGGCTGCGGAAATCATCCGAAAAGGAGGAACTGTCGCCTTCCCAACTGAGACAGTCTACGGGCTTGGGGCTGACGGGCTTAACCCGGATACCGTTCTGAAAATTTTTGAGGCAAAGGAACGCCCCCCGGGGAACCCTCTAAGTCTCCTTGTCCATTCCAGGGAAGACATTAAAAAGGTTGCAAAAAATATTCCTGAAAAAGCTCTCTTGCTTATGGACACTTTCTGGCCCGGTCCCCTCACAATTGTGCTTGAGAAAAAAGATACTGTTCCGGAAATCACTTCGGGAAACCTGCCTACAATAGGGCTCCGCATGCCTGACCACAGGATCCCCCTGGAACTTGTAAAAAGGGCATGCACCCCTCTGGCTGCTCCAAGTGCTAACCTTTCAGGAAAGCCCAGTCCCAGCCTGGCAATCCATGTCCTGGCTGACCTGGCAGGCAGGATTGATGCGGTTATTGATGGAGGGGGGACAGCCATAGGGCTTGAGTCTACCGTTGTTGATATGACGGTCGAACCTCCTGTCGTGCTCAGGATAGGAGCCGTAGGAATTGGCGAGCTTGAAAAAGTTATAGGTAAAATCAGGCCCACATATGCGGGAGCCGAATCCGGGTCTGGAATGCTTATGCCTGAAAAACAGGCAGGACAGAAGTACAGCCATTACACTCCCAATACACAGGTCGTGCTCGTCGAAGGGAAAAGCGAAGAAAAAGTTTCTGAACAGATTGGTATTTTGCTGGAAGAACATGTGAGCAAAGGCCAGAAAGTCGGGCTTTTACTCAGTGATGAGACCGCAGGTTTTTTTACTGCCGAAGAGTTGAATGTCCACGACTGCTTTTTACTGGGGTCCCGAAAAGAGCCGGAAGGAGCCGCAAAGAGATTATTTGAAGGGCTCAGGACACTTGACGCAGCAGGGCTGGATGTGATCCTTGCTGACGGTTCTTTTTCCCATTCAGGACTTGGAGCTGCCCTTATTAACCGGTTAAGAGAAGCCGCTTCAGTAAGGCATCTTGTTTAA
- a CDS encoding Hsp20/alpha crystallin family protein has product MVGIRKRKDFFEDFGSELFDNLEEIIEALLEEMGESGPFVYGFSIIHRPGEDPELREFGNVPEYPQKEENFFPSETKEPLIDIFENEDMVHVLAEFPEIEKENLLLHATAQNLEIKVTGLSEFSEDVELPVPVDPKSAKASYKNGVLEVIFRRCVEEKPVEIKIS; this is encoded by the coding sequence ATGGTGGGCATAAGAAAAAGAAAGGATTTCTTTGAAGACTTTGGGTCTGAACTTTTTGACAACCTGGAAGAGATTATCGAAGCCCTCCTGGAAGAAATGGGAGAATCCGGCCCCTTTGTTTACGGATTTTCTATCATTCACCGCCCGGGGGAAGATCCCGAACTCCGGGAATTCGGAAACGTTCCGGAATACCCTCAAAAAGAAGAGAACTTCTTTCCTTCAGAAACAAAAGAACCTTTAATTGATATCTTCGAAAACGAAGATATGGTGCACGTACTTGCAGAATTCCCAGAAATCGAAAAGGAAAACCTTCTGCTGCATGCGACTGCCCAGAACCTTGAAATTAAAGTCACAGGGCTTTCTGAATTTTCGGAAGATGTGGAACTTCCTGTTCCAGTGGACCCGAAGAGTGCAAAAGCCAGCTATAAAAATGGGGTGCTTGAAGTTATCTTCAGGCGCTGTGTTGAAGAAAAACCAGTTGAAATTAAGATCAGCTAA
- the rbcL gene encoding type III ribulose-bisphosphate carboxylase codes for MRRDYIDIGYSPKETDLVCEFHIEPTAGVNFEEAATHLAGESSIDSWTEIATLSPELAEKLKPHVFYADEGAQTIRVAYSEELFELGSVPQVLSAVAGNILSMKIVDNVRLQDIAFPKSMINEFKGPNFGLPGIRKLVGVQDRPLIGTIVKPKVGLNSEKHAEVAYNSFVGGCDLVKDDENLSDQKFNSFEKRAELTLKLAEKAESETGEKKMYLCNVTAPTCREMIRRMNFLKDLGASYVMVDIVPAGWTAIQTLREEAEDAGLALHAHRCMHSAYTRNPRHGISMLVVAKLCRLIGLDQLHIGTVVGKMHGEKHEVLNLRDQCVLDKVPADESQHILAQDWGGLKPMFPVASGGLAPTMIPDLYSIFGKDVIMQFGGGIHAHPMGTVAGATACRQALEASLEGISLQDYAKNHKELETALGKWLKK; via the coding sequence ATGAGAAGGGACTATATTGACATCGGCTACAGCCCGAAAGAGACGGATCTGGTCTGTGAATTCCACATTGAACCAACAGCAGGAGTGAATTTTGAAGAAGCTGCCACCCATCTGGCAGGGGAAAGTTCCATAGATTCCTGGACTGAGATTGCTACGCTGAGTCCTGAACTTGCAGAGAAACTGAAACCCCATGTCTTTTATGCGGATGAGGGTGCACAGACTATAAGGGTTGCTTATTCGGAAGAGCTTTTTGAGCTGGGTTCTGTCCCTCAGGTCCTCAGTGCTGTTGCAGGGAATATCCTGAGCATGAAAATAGTTGATAACGTAAGGCTGCAGGATATCGCTTTCCCGAAATCAATGATTAATGAATTCAAAGGCCCTAACTTCGGACTGCCGGGGATCAGAAAACTTGTGGGCGTACAGGACAGGCCTCTCATAGGGACTATTGTTAAACCGAAAGTCGGCCTGAACTCTGAAAAGCACGCTGAGGTCGCTTACAATTCTTTTGTCGGGGGCTGCGACCTTGTTAAGGACGATGAAAATCTGAGTGATCAGAAATTTAACAGTTTTGAGAAGAGAGCCGAGCTTACCCTGAAACTTGCAGAAAAGGCAGAGTCTGAGACAGGGGAAAAGAAGATGTACCTCTGCAATGTCACTGCCCCCACCTGCAGGGAAATGATCCGCCGCATGAACTTCCTTAAAGACCTTGGAGCCAGTTATGTAATGGTTGACATCGTGCCCGCTGGCTGGACTGCGATTCAAACCCTGCGCGAGGAAGCTGAGGATGCGGGTCTTGCCCTTCACGCCCACCGCTGCATGCATTCCGCCTACACACGAAACCCGCGCCATGGGATAAGCATGCTTGTTGTTGCCAAGCTGTGCAGGCTGATAGGCCTTGACCAGCTCCACATAGGCACTGTTGTCGGGAAAATGCATGGAGAAAAGCATGAAGTCCTTAACCTCAGGGACCAGTGCGTGCTCGATAAAGTGCCTGCCGACGAAAGCCAGCATATCCTTGCCCAGGACTGGGGGGGATTAAAGCCAATGTTCCCTGTAGCATCCGGAGGTCTCGCTCCTACAATGATCCCTGACCTTTATTCTATCTTTGGAAAAGACGTTATTATGCAGTTCGGAGGCGGAATTCACGCTCACCCAATGGGCACAGTAGCCGGAGCCACTGCGTGCAGGCAGGCTCTCGAAGCAAGCCTTGAAGGAATCAGCCTCCAGGACTATGCGAAAAATCATAAAGAACTTGAAACCGCTCTTGGAAAATGGTTGAAGAAATAA
- a CDS encoding DUF1646 family protein, producing the protein MALDLGVLIGFLVIFLTVLIGPFKIHVIEENLEVFLLVCGIAAMTLSGFVKIPDVETGWSLEIIEEAVTAPLHVGDIFGIPIGIFQIVLIVGLLIYKWHTPIHNAIRKLTDMLSVKVLAFLLIVVLGLSSSIISAILAAIILVEVVNAMPLSRKSKIDLTIIACFSIGLGAALTPLGEPLSTIAVSKLAGEPYNADFLFLFNMLGKYIFPGVFAFGLLGVFFLGKADPKAHEMESADYNETVKDVVMRAIKVYVFIAALVLLGEGFKPLIFEYFIQVPSMALYWINMVSAVLDNATLAAAEIGPILSEFQIRSILMGLLISGGMMIPGNIPNIISASKLGITSKEWARLGLPLGLVAMTIYFIVLFILKI; encoded by the coding sequence ATGGCTCTTGATTTAGGAGTTTTAATTGGATTTCTTGTAATATTCCTCACCGTATTGATTGGACCTTTTAAAATACACGTTATTGAAGAAAATCTGGAAGTATTCCTGCTGGTCTGCGGTATCGCAGCAATGACACTTTCAGGTTTTGTTAAAATTCCCGATGTTGAAACAGGATGGAGTTTAGAAATTATTGAAGAGGCAGTGACCGCTCCATTGCACGTTGGAGATATCTTTGGTATTCCAATCGGCATATTCCAGATCGTGCTTATAGTCGGCCTGCTCATCTATAAATGGCATACTCCAATCCACAATGCAATCAGAAAACTTACCGACATGCTTTCTGTTAAGGTTCTGGCTTTTCTTTTGATTGTCGTGCTCGGCTTATCCTCAAGTATTATCTCGGCTATTCTTGCTGCAATAATTCTTGTTGAGGTAGTTAATGCAATGCCTCTGTCTCGAAAGTCCAAGATAGACCTTACAATCATTGCATGTTTCTCAATTGGTCTTGGAGCAGCACTTACCCCCCTCGGAGAGCCTCTCTCAACAATTGCTGTTTCAAAGTTAGCCGGCGAACCTTACAATGCTGATTTTCTGTTCCTGTTTAATATGCTTGGCAAATATATTTTCCCGGGTGTCTTTGCTTTTGGACTTCTTGGTGTGTTTTTCCTTGGAAAAGCTGACCCAAAAGCTCATGAAATGGAATCCGCAGACTATAACGAGACTGTAAAGGATGTCGTGATGAGGGCTATCAAGGTTTATGTGTTTATTGCGGCGCTCGTACTGCTCGGAGAAGGTTTCAAGCCCCTCATATTCGAGTATTTCATACAGGTTCCGTCTATGGCGCTCTACTGGATTAACATGGTCTCTGCTGTCCTTGATAATGCAACTCTGGCAGCTGCTGAGATAGGACCTATCCTTAGTGAATTCCAGATAAGGAGTATCCTTATGGGACTTTTAATCTCGGGAGGAATGATGATACCAGGAAATATTCCTAACATTATCTCTGCAAGCAAATTGGGTATTACCAGTAAAGAGTGGGCGAGACTCGGGTTGCCTCTCGGGCTTGTCGCGATGACTATCTATTTCATCGTGCTGTTTATACTCAAAATCTAA
- the hsp20 gene encoding archaeal heat shock protein Hsp20 — translation MDRDRRRRSFFDEIFGIDPLQDMEEMFERLSRAMGMSMDNFGQHPFVYGFSVTQRPGEEPEIREFGNIPMFEQTETGEKRYLDIRKPLIDVLESEEVVHVIAEMPGIDKENIQLNATDLILDIETLDGNPKYSERVELPVKVDPQSARATYKNGVLEVTFNKMESSSRTSINIE, via the coding sequence ATGGACAGAGACAGGAGAAGAAGAAGTTTTTTCGATGAAATATTCGGAATTGATCCCCTGCAGGATATGGAAGAAATGTTCGAGCGCCTCAGCAGGGCTATGGGCATGAGCATGGACAACTTCGGGCAACATCCGTTTGTTTACGGCTTTTCTGTAACCCAGAGGCCAGGGGAAGAGCCTGAAATCCGGGAATTTGGGAATATCCCTATGTTTGAGCAGACTGAAACCGGAGAAAAGCGCTATCTTGACATAAGAAAACCCCTTATTGATGTACTGGAAAGCGAAGAAGTAGTCCATGTGATTGCCGAGATGCCAGGCATCGATAAAGAAAATATCCAACTGAACGCAACTGATTTAATACTTGACATCGAAACATTAGATGGGAATCCAAAATATTCCGAACGTGTTGAACTGCCAGTAAAGGTGGATCCCCAGAGTGCCAGAGCCACTTATAAAAACGGCGTCCTGGAGGTTACCTTTAACAAAATGGAGTCCAGTTCTCGAACTTCAATCAATATTGAGTGA